Proteins co-encoded in one Desulfurellaceae bacterium genomic window:
- the metK gene encoding methionine adenosyltransferase, translating to MAGKDFLFTSESVSEGHPDKMCDQISDGILDGLLAQDPDSRVACETLIKTGMVVVAGEITSEARIDYADIVRRTVRDIGFDHSSLGFDGNTCAVLTALDRQSPDISQGVTAGQGLHTEQGAGDQGMMFGFACDETKEFMPFPIYTAHRLVQEMAAARKRGEIAFLRPDGKSQVTVEYRDGRPVRADTVLISTQHDPDADYKTIREVVVEDIVKKVVPPEFLDGETSFLVNPTGRFVNGGPFADCGLTGRKIIVDTYGGMGRHGGGAFSGKDPSKVDRSAAYMARYIAKNIVAAELAARCEVQMAYAIGMARPVGVFIDTFGTGVLPDERLAEIVDKEFDLRPAEIIQTLGLKRPIFQSTASYGHFGRPPQGELFSWERLDRVDMLKRAAS from the coding sequence ATGGCGGGAAAAGATTTTCTGTTTACCTCGGAGTCGGTATCCGAGGGCCATCCGGACAAAATGTGCGATCAGATTTCGGACGGGATCCTGGACGGACTGCTGGCCCAGGACCCGGACAGCCGGGTCGCCTGCGAAACCCTGATCAAAACAGGCATGGTGGTGGTGGCGGGAGAGATCACCTCCGAGGCCCGCATTGACTACGCCGACATCGTGCGCCGGACAGTACGTGATATCGGCTTCGATCATTCGTCGCTGGGATTTGACGGCAATACCTGCGCCGTCCTGACCGCGCTCGACCGTCAGTCGCCCGACATCTCCCAGGGCGTCACCGCCGGCCAGGGCTTGCACACCGAACAGGGGGCCGGCGACCAGGGCATGATGTTCGGCTTTGCCTGCGATGAAACCAAGGAATTCATGCCGTTTCCGATTTATACCGCCCATCGCCTGGTCCAGGAGATGGCTGCGGCCCGTAAACGGGGCGAGATCGCCTTTCTGCGCCCGGACGGCAAGTCGCAGGTCACCGTCGAGTACCGCGATGGTCGGCCGGTTCGGGCCGATACGGTCCTGATCTCGACCCAGCACGACCCGGATGCCGACTACAAGACGATCAGAGAGGTGGTGGTTGAAGACATCGTCAAAAAGGTCGTGCCGCCCGAGTTCCTGGACGGCGAGACGTCTTTTCTGGTCAATCCGACCGGCCGTTTCGTGAACGGCGGTCCGTTTGCCGACTGTGGCTTGACCGGCCGCAAGATCATCGTCGATACCTACGGCGGGATGGGTCGCCACGGTGGTGGGGCATTCTCCGGCAAAGACCCCAGCAAGGTTGATCGTTCGGCCGCGTATATGGCCCGCTATATTGCCAAGAATATCGTGGCCGCCGAACTGGCCGCGCGCTGCGAGGTGCAGATGGCCTACGCCATCGGTATGGCCAGGCCGGTCGGCGTCTTTATCGATACCTTCGGCACCGGCGTCCTGCCCGATGAGCGCCTGGCCGAGATTGTCGATAAGGAGTTTGACCTGCGGCCGGCCGAGATCATTCAGACCCTGGGCCTTAAGCGGCCGATTTTCCAGTCCACGGCGTCCTACGGCCACTTTGGCCGTCCGCCCCAGGGCGAATTGTTCAGCTGGGAGCGACTCGACCGGGTCGATATGCTCAAGCGGGCGGCCAGCTGA
- a CDS encoding HPr family phosphocarrier protein, translating into MTPPPTLVRLTLAHPEGLHARVAALWVQSLRGCEVEVTVSWDGRTVNGRSVIELLTLGAPHGSVLEVRISGPDAEAALVALRRVVEPPDAD; encoded by the coding sequence ATGACACCGCCGCCCACCCTTGTTCGCCTGACCCTGGCCCATCCCGAGGGCTTGCACGCCCGGGTGGCCGCGCTGTGGGTCCAGAGTCTGCGCGGCTGTGAGGTAGAGGTCACGGTCAGCTGGGACGGTCGGACGGTGAACGGCCGGAGTGTGATAGAGTTGCTGACCCTGGGCGCCCCACACGGCAGCGTGCTCGAAGTGCGGATCAGCGGGCCGGATGCCGAGGCCGCCCTGGTCGCCCTGCGTCGGGTGGTCGAACCGCCTGACGCCGACTAG
- the rapZ gene encoding RNase adapter RapZ codes for MSAPPAASPPPAATPLHVLIVTGLSGSGKSTAIHALEDLGFYCIDNLPVTLIPQFLSLCENSHQPIDRIGLGIDVRERVSLNEYPTVLADLRRHGRQLDIVYLEAADEIVIRRFSETRRPHPAADEGSIISGIRIERQRLAGLRALAGQVLDTSALTVHELRQHMRRLVSRRSHHPSALLVTIESFGYKYGIPTDADLMFDVRFLPNPFFVEELRPKTGRSPDVAAFVLGCPEAERFLAQVSELLVSSLPLYVREGKSYLTLAIGCTGGRHRSVAVAEELGRRLADGGYTAHIHHRDQYR; via the coding sequence GTGAGTGCTCCGCCCGCCGCCAGTCCGCCGCCAGCAGCGACGCCCCTGCACGTCCTGATCGTGACCGGTCTGTCCGGCTCGGGCAAGAGCACGGCGATTCACGCCCTGGAAGACCTGGGGTTTTACTGTATCGACAATCTGCCGGTGACCCTCATCCCCCAGTTCCTGAGCCTGTGCGAGAACAGCCATCAACCCATCGACCGGATCGGCCTGGGCATTGATGTCCGCGAGCGGGTCTCGCTGAACGAATATCCGACCGTGCTGGCCGACCTGCGCCGTCACGGCCGGCAGCTCGATATTGTCTACCTCGAGGCGGCCGACGAGATCGTTATCCGCCGCTTCAGCGAAACCCGCCGTCCCCATCCGGCGGCCGACGAGGGGAGCATCATCTCGGGCATTCGGATCGAGCGTCAGCGGCTGGCCGGCCTGCGGGCGCTGGCCGGCCAGGTGCTCGATACCTCGGCCCTGACCGTCCACGAGTTGCGCCAACACATGCGGCGGCTTGTCAGCCGCCGCTCGCACCACCCCAGCGCGCTGTTGGTGACCATCGAGTCCTTCGGCTATAAGTACGGCATTCCGACCGATGCGGACCTGATGTTTGATGTGCGCTTTCTGCCCAATCCGTTTTTTGTCGAAGAGCTGCGACCCAAAACCGGCCGTTCACCGGACGTGGCGGCTTTCGTCCTCGGCTGTCCCGAAGCCGAGCGTTTTCTGGCCCAGGTGAGCGAGCTGCTGGTCTCCAGCCTGCCCCTGTACGTCCGCGAGGGCAAAAGCTATCTGACCCTGGCCATTGGCTGTACGGGCGGTCGGCATCGCTCGGTAGCGGTGGCCGAAGAACTCGGTCGTCGCCTGGCCGACGGTGGCTATACCGCCCATATCCATCACCGCGACCAGTATCGCTGA